In Vibrio syngnathi, the following proteins share a genomic window:
- a CDS encoding RNA methyltransferase: MNKSHVTIGLTNPKSPTNVGAVMRAAGCYQVDEVKYTGQRYDKAAKFHTDTKSATRTIPLNGVESFLDNLNSETKIVCVELAEGATPLPRFKHPENAIYIFGPEDGSISQDVADRADHVVYVPTVGCMNLAATVNVLLYDRLAKSDEMDESNELIKKSRDNRNHLQVKQG, from the coding sequence ATGAACAAGAGCCATGTGACTATTGGTTTAACTAACCCAAAGAGCCCGACAAACGTTGGCGCGGTTATGCGTGCGGCGGGTTGCTACCAAGTCGACGAAGTTAAATACACAGGGCAACGCTATGACAAGGCTGCAAAATTTCACACCGATACCAAGAGTGCAACGCGTACTATCCCGCTTAATGGTGTCGAGTCGTTTTTAGATAACCTTAATTCAGAAACCAAGATCGTATGCGTGGAGTTGGCTGAAGGTGCAACACCATTGCCACGTTTTAAACACCCAGAGAACGCTATCTATATCTTTGGCCCCGAAGATGGTTCTATTTCTCAAGATGTCGCTGACCGAGCTGACCATGTTGTTTATGTACCAACCGTTGGTTGCATGAATCTAGCAGCAACAGTGAATGTGCTGCTTTATGATCGCCTTGCTAAGTCAGATGAAATGGACGAGAGCAACGAGCTGATCAAGAAAAGCCGCGATAACCGTAATCACCTGCAAGTGAAGCAGGGGTAG